The following proteins are encoded in a genomic region of Sorangiineae bacterium MSr12523:
- a CDS encoding VWA domain-containing protein: MLISTTGPNLPLTRVRVEADACGGLARVKLEQHFRNPHGEPLAVTYSFPLPSDAAVSAFAFRIGDRRIVGEIDRRTAARERFEQAILEGKTAARIDEERSSLFTQHIGNIPPGAEVIAELTIDQRLVWNDEGAWEWRFPLAVAPRYLGAEGRIADASAIVQAMTESPMPGASLSLRIRDALDGRKPESPSHAIQSGEGGVVSLAGAALDRDVVVRWAVATPEIGSSVDMARLGVDQGAFGLLTVVPPGSSEGRELPRDLIVLLDTSGSMSGAPIEQAKRVTAALVQTLTARDRLEMIEFSNAPRRWQEGAVAVTADAKQSALGWLAGLRASGGTEMHAGIHEALRPLRTESQRQVVLVTDGLIGFESEIVREILASLPGGARVHTVGVGSAVNRSLTGPAARAGRGAEILIGLDEDPERAAQRLVARTAAPIVVEVEVAGTALLQCVPEKIPDLFAKSPVLLGLRLSGNGGDLRVRGRTASGVWERNLEIPVSPASENSGIVALFARELVEDLEMRAASTPEDASIHESIERVGLQFGIATRMTSWVAVSEGVTVDPGAPLRRERIPQQLPHGMSVEGLGLRPQMVRRGAFTGGTTFIPVGRPAPMRAAAPEFAFASALAEAGSRTMPGIQVLRRKDLLVIEVAVQGEPLDWLPPDEVSLFFESESVTAKCHPKFTTGEAHLRPGVSFRLAIVLDASETRRPARILLRLNDQDLTITLESP; this comes from the coding sequence ATGCTTATTTCGACAACCGGTCCCAACTTGCCACTCACGCGCGTTCGCGTCGAAGCCGATGCGTGCGGCGGTTTGGCCCGCGTGAAGCTCGAGCAGCACTTTCGCAATCCCCACGGCGAGCCATTGGCGGTCACGTACTCGTTTCCCCTGCCCTCCGACGCCGCGGTGTCGGCCTTTGCCTTTCGCATCGGCGATCGGCGCATCGTCGGAGAGATCGACCGCCGCACCGCAGCCCGCGAGCGGTTCGAGCAGGCCATTCTCGAGGGAAAAACGGCCGCGCGCATCGATGAGGAGCGCTCGAGCCTGTTCACGCAGCACATTGGCAACATCCCGCCCGGTGCGGAGGTCATCGCCGAGCTGACCATCGATCAGCGCCTCGTGTGGAACGACGAGGGAGCGTGGGAATGGCGATTTCCTCTGGCGGTGGCGCCGCGCTACCTTGGCGCCGAGGGGCGGATTGCGGATGCCTCGGCCATCGTGCAAGCGATGACGGAGTCGCCCATGCCGGGTGCCTCGCTTTCGCTGCGCATTCGGGATGCCCTCGACGGGAGGAAGCCCGAATCGCCGTCGCACGCGATCCAGAGCGGCGAAGGCGGCGTCGTTTCGTTGGCCGGCGCCGCGCTCGATCGGGATGTCGTGGTTCGCTGGGCCGTGGCGACACCGGAGATTGGCAGCAGCGTGGACATGGCGCGTCTGGGAGTCGACCAAGGTGCCTTTGGGCTTCTCACCGTGGTGCCGCCCGGCTCGTCCGAGGGGCGCGAACTTCCGCGCGATCTCATCGTGCTGCTCGATACGAGCGGATCCATGTCCGGCGCGCCGATCGAGCAGGCGAAACGCGTGACCGCCGCGCTGGTTCAGACGCTCACCGCGCGCGATCGCTTGGAGATGATCGAGTTTTCCAATGCCCCGCGTCGCTGGCAGGAAGGTGCGGTCGCGGTGACGGCCGACGCGAAACAGAGCGCCTTGGGCTGGCTGGCGGGCCTTCGTGCGTCGGGCGGAACGGAGATGCACGCGGGCATTCACGAGGCTTTGCGGCCGCTTCGCACGGAGAGCCAACGGCAAGTGGTTCTCGTCACGGACGGGTTGATCGGTTTCGAATCGGAGATCGTCCGCGAGATCCTGGCGAGCCTCCCCGGCGGAGCGCGGGTGCACACGGTGGGGGTCGGCTCGGCGGTCAATCGATCGCTGACAGGGCCAGCGGCAAGGGCCGGGCGCGGTGCCGAGATTCTCATCGGACTCGACGAGGATCCCGAGCGCGCGGCCCAGCGTCTCGTCGCACGCACCGCGGCCCCCATCGTCGTCGAGGTCGAGGTCGCAGGGACGGCGCTTCTGCAGTGCGTGCCGGAGAAAATTCCCGACCTGTTTGCCAAGTCGCCCGTGCTGCTGGGCCTTCGCCTCTCGGGCAACGGTGGGGATCTTCGCGTGCGCGGGCGGACGGCCTCCGGGGTTTGGGAGCGGAACCTCGAGATTCCGGTGTCTCCAGCCTCGGAAAATTCGGGCATCGTGGCCCTCTTCGCTCGCGAGCTCGTGGAAGATCTCGAAATGCGTGCCGCCTCGACGCCCGAGGATGCATCGATCCACGAATCGATCGAACGGGTCGGTCTCCAATTTGGAATTGCGACGCGCATGACATCGTGGGTCGCTGTCTCCGAAGGGGTGACCGTCGATCCCGGGGCGCCATTGCGTCGGGAGCGCATCCCTCAGCAGCTGCCGCATGGCATGTCCGTGGAAGGCCTCGGACTGCGCCCGCAGATGGTGCGCCGTGGAGCCTTTACTGGGGGGACCACGTTTATTCCTGTCGGGCGGCCTGCTCCGATGCGTGCCGCGGCGCCGGAATTCGCGTTTGCGAGCGCCCTCGCCGAGGCAGGGTCGCGCACCATGCCGGGAATCCAGGTCCTCCGCAGGAAGGATCTCCTCGTCATCGAGGTGGCCGTCCAAGGAGAGCCGCTCGATTGGCTGCCCCCCGACGAAGTCTCCTTGTTCTTCGAATCGGAGTCGGTCACTGCAAAGTGCCACCCCAAATTCACCACGGGAGAGGCTCACTTGCGGCCCGGCGTCTCGTTTCGTCTGGCCATCGTCCTCGATGCCTCGGAGACTCGTCGCCCTGCTCGGATTCTTCTCCGGCTGAACGATCAAGACCTGACCATCACGCTCGAATCTCCATGA
- a CDS encoding sigma-70 family RNA polymerase sigma factor, whose translation MNDLDIHVSAIRAGSAEAFGHWLAGAERPVRESLRSFAAHLDTEAIVQEALLRVWQVAPRFEPDGAPNGLLRLAVRIARNLAISERRRLRPDIEIPVDDVPAPAPAAPDPMLRRLIEDCHRDLPEKPALALRARIAGGGTESDDALARRLSMQKNTFLQNFTRARKLLAECLERRGVRLAELA comes from the coding sequence ATGAACGATCTCGATATCCACGTATCGGCCATTCGCGCCGGCAGCGCCGAGGCTTTTGGGCATTGGCTCGCCGGCGCCGAGCGGCCGGTTCGCGAAAGCCTTCGCTCGTTCGCGGCGCACCTGGACACGGAGGCCATTGTCCAGGAAGCTCTTTTACGCGTTTGGCAGGTCGCCCCACGCTTCGAGCCCGACGGCGCACCCAATGGACTGCTTCGCCTGGCCGTTCGCATCGCGCGCAATCTTGCCATCAGCGAGCGGCGGCGCCTTCGGCCCGATATCGAAATACCCGTCGACGATGTGCCCGCGCCGGCGCCCGCCGCACCCGATCCGATGCTGCGCCGGCTCATCGAAGATTGCCACCGTGACCTACCGGAAAAGCCGGCGCTCGCGCTGCGTGCGCGCATTGCAGGCGGCGGCACGGAATCGGACGATGCGCTGGCGCGGCGCCTATCGATGCAGAAGAACACGTTTCTCCAGAACTTCACCCGCGCGCGAAAGCTCTTGGCCGAATGCCTCGAGCGGCGCGGTGTTCGCCTCGCGGAGTTGGCATGA
- a CDS encoding AAA family ATPase, translating into MRHSVMLDRCRAVVLLAAFMAAFSVLPRAAADAGTDASVGDAGADAADAIDPALAALHQTAQQVRDLVAGKLDARTAPSSLFDVRIDDEASVDLESKRLAAMLRDVDAAARKPKATLDAGPPLWAARIELDRARLAFYGMPKAAREPLLAEHAERQKALAPPPPSEAERRERDAEQERQKALQAAREARTEVERLVSEEYARLLEVQRAQALFDKELAARKGAITQGHEETLTWQRRAREARAPGTPPQTADRTYDDVRAILRVARGHLDTALTALSSRHSDVPSAGPDPLAEIEATADEAATAREARNRVDAEARRLAAEEDRLRDARASQLLDEVDTLNRERLALLSSLSPSKRDAITGFGEIGAEQAASEWRHLVLVLRYHRHAIGQWLLAWREPARALGQSPGKSALLVIEWLLAFAAFSWLRRRTPQVLASMRERAVARDRHERLPAPSIATRTIAFVQQIHRPVEWLALAIVLAWLLPAAATGILEVQLAAVSLQWILGGALAVNIVNALASDDGTTAKRDDSAALRLRSLRLVGRVVVAFGLVLVLTSRLVGEGTIYEWVLSTCWLASIPVFLVLVRWWRDIVFERASRTRKKSAFEHWVLQNRTGWKSFFAATAGGVHVFAHGAVRFVRTWIARFYLTRRVLAYLFRRELDKLGAERAEGPTSPIPEAAFDALGPDVLSSVFIATHADERVAQILARIGQGKGGIVLIVGERGMGKSTLLRHIHEQIPETVLMPVPTEGAASLEATLQTAPKALLLDDIHRLVKPVMGGLAPFDELLAMAIRHSTTTTWVFTLDEVLWLFLQRSRGRRPLFDDVVRLQPWPEEPIVELLRTRTEGAGLGPSFEHLLDKLPPNADEIDKQEALAERASRYYRLLWDYAGGNPGVALHMWRRSLGMDENGNAHVRFFQALDISDLQRLPDSAVFVLRAVLQLAPAKPADIMQATLLDAADVADTLRYAQARGYVEEHGGRYTMTWTWFRAVTTFLQRRHLLVAPR; encoded by the coding sequence ATGCGTCACAGCGTGATGCTGGATCGATGTCGAGCAGTCGTCTTGCTGGCGGCCTTCATGGCCGCCTTTTCCGTTCTACCCCGCGCTGCCGCTGACGCAGGCACCGACGCCTCGGTCGGTGATGCCGGTGCGGACGCCGCCGACGCCATCGACCCGGCGCTTGCAGCGCTTCACCAGACCGCGCAGCAGGTTCGCGATCTCGTCGCCGGCAAGCTCGATGCGCGAACGGCCCCGAGCAGCCTCTTCGACGTGCGCATCGACGACGAGGCCAGCGTCGACCTCGAGAGCAAACGCCTCGCGGCCATGCTGCGCGATGTCGACGCGGCGGCTCGCAAGCCCAAGGCCACCCTCGATGCCGGTCCGCCCTTGTGGGCCGCGCGCATCGAGCTCGATCGCGCGCGACTCGCCTTTTACGGCATGCCGAAGGCCGCGCGCGAGCCCCTGCTTGCCGAACACGCGGAGCGGCAGAAGGCGCTCGCCCCGCCACCCCCGAGCGAAGCGGAGCGCCGCGAACGCGATGCCGAGCAAGAGCGGCAGAAGGCCCTGCAGGCCGCACGGGAAGCGCGCACCGAGGTCGAACGCCTCGTCTCCGAAGAGTACGCGCGCCTTCTCGAAGTGCAGCGCGCGCAGGCCCTTTTCGACAAAGAGCTCGCAGCGCGAAAGGGCGCCATCACCCAGGGCCACGAGGAGACGCTCACGTGGCAACGCCGTGCCCGTGAGGCGCGCGCTCCAGGCACCCCACCGCAAACCGCCGACCGCACCTATGACGACGTGCGGGCCATCCTGCGCGTCGCCCGCGGTCATCTCGATACGGCCCTCACCGCGCTCTCCTCGCGCCATAGCGACGTGCCCTCGGCGGGGCCCGATCCGCTCGCCGAAATCGAGGCCACGGCCGACGAAGCCGCCACCGCGCGCGAAGCACGCAACCGCGTGGATGCGGAAGCGCGGCGCCTCGCGGCCGAGGAAGACCGCCTGCGCGATGCCCGCGCCTCGCAGCTCCTCGACGAGGTGGACACGCTCAACCGCGAACGCCTCGCCCTGCTCTCGAGCCTCTCGCCCAGCAAGCGCGACGCCATCACAGGCTTCGGCGAGATCGGTGCCGAGCAAGCGGCCTCCGAATGGCGCCACCTCGTCTTGGTCCTTCGATACCACCGCCACGCCATCGGCCAATGGCTGCTCGCATGGCGCGAGCCTGCGCGCGCCCTCGGGCAGAGCCCCGGCAAGAGCGCTCTCCTCGTCATCGAGTGGCTCCTCGCCTTCGCCGCCTTCTCGTGGCTGCGACGCCGCACCCCCCAGGTGCTCGCCTCCATGCGCGAGCGCGCCGTCGCCCGCGATCGCCACGAGCGCCTCCCTGCTCCGTCCATCGCCACGCGCACCATCGCCTTCGTCCAGCAGATCCACCGCCCCGTCGAATGGCTCGCCCTGGCCATCGTCCTCGCGTGGCTCTTGCCTGCGGCCGCCACCGGCATTCTCGAGGTTCAACTCGCAGCCGTCAGCCTCCAATGGATTCTCGGCGGCGCCCTCGCGGTCAACATCGTCAACGCGCTCGCATCCGACGATGGCACGACCGCCAAACGGGATGACTCCGCGGCCCTCCGCTTGCGATCCCTCCGCCTCGTCGGACGCGTCGTCGTGGCCTTCGGATTGGTCCTCGTCCTGACCTCCAGGCTCGTGGGCGAAGGCACCATCTACGAATGGGTCCTTTCGACGTGTTGGCTCGCATCCATTCCGGTGTTTCTCGTTTTGGTGCGCTGGTGGCGCGACATCGTCTTCGAACGCGCCTCGCGCACGCGGAAAAAGTCCGCCTTCGAGCATTGGGTTCTGCAGAATCGAACCGGCTGGAAAAGCTTTTTCGCGGCCACCGCCGGCGGGGTGCACGTCTTTGCACACGGCGCCGTGCGCTTCGTGCGCACGTGGATTGCGCGCTTTTACCTCACGCGGCGCGTGCTCGCGTACCTGTTCCGGCGTGAGCTCGACAAGCTCGGCGCCGAGCGCGCGGAGGGCCCCACCTCGCCCATCCCCGAGGCCGCCTTCGATGCGCTCGGGCCCGACGTGCTCTCCAGCGTCTTCATCGCCACGCACGCCGACGAGCGCGTCGCGCAGATCCTCGCGCGCATTGGCCAAGGCAAAGGCGGCATCGTGCTCATCGTCGGCGAGCGCGGCATGGGAAAGAGCACCCTGCTCCGGCACATCCACGAGCAGATCCCCGAGACCGTGCTCATGCCGGTGCCCACCGAGGGCGCCGCGTCCCTCGAGGCGACGCTCCAAACGGCGCCCAAGGCGCTTCTTTTGGACGATATCCATCGCCTCGTCAAACCGGTGATGGGCGGCCTCGCGCCGTTCGACGAGTTGCTCGCGATGGCCATTCGCCACTCCACGACCACGACGTGGGTCTTCACCCTGGACGAAGTGCTCTGGCTCTTCTTGCAGCGATCGCGCGGCCGGCGCCCCCTCTTCGACGACGTCGTTCGCCTCCAGCCGTGGCCCGAGGAGCCCATCGTCGAGCTGCTTCGCACCCGCACGGAGGGCGCGGGGCTCGGGCCGTCGTTCGAGCACCTGCTCGACAAGCTGCCACCCAACGCCGACGAAATCGACAAACAAGAGGCGCTCGCCGAACGCGCGAGCCGCTACTACCGCTTGCTCTGGGATTACGCCGGCGGAAATCCCGGTGTGGCATTGCACATGTGGCGTCGCTCGCTCGGCATGGACGAGAACGGAAATGCGCACGTGCGTTTCTTTCAAGCCTTGGATATTTCCGATCTGCAGCGATTGCCCGATTCCGCCGTCTTCGTCCTTCGTGCCGTCTTGCAGCTCGCGCCGGCCAAGCCCGCGGACATCATGCAGGCCACCTTGCTCGATGCGGCCGACGTCGCCGATACGCTGCGTTACGCGCAGGCGCGCGGCTACGTCGAAGAACACGGCGGCCGCTACACCATGACGTGGACCTGGTTCCGCGCGGTCACCACCTTTCTCCAACGCCGTCACCTTCTGGTAGCCCCCCGATGA
- a CDS encoding mechanosensitive ion channel family protein, producing the protein MKRKAHAFFAAALSSTVSMTAHAQDAPDVTKLASFLRWGGLFFSLIAIFGAAIVLRVIARLSDRLGTRFANHRPTIQKYESVARFSTYIVTLAICLTLSVKLDSATLTVIGGTIAFAVGFAMRDLVAAFIAGITIMFDRPFQVGDRVEFAGQYGDIIKIGLRSVRMNTLDHNVITIPNNKVLTDVTSSSNWGALEMQTPFDFYVGVDQDAELAAELIREACLTSPYVFLERPVPVVAKQVILNDYVAMHLKARPYVFDCKYESAFATDVHLRVAKAFRAHGIRPPAALARSVEADVHHYGPPARETKYSD; encoded by the coding sequence ATGAAACGAAAGGCTCACGCGTTCTTCGCCGCCGCGCTCTCGTCCACCGTCTCCATGACGGCCCATGCGCAAGACGCACCCGACGTGACCAAGCTTGCGAGCTTTTTGCGTTGGGGCGGCCTGTTCTTTTCGCTCATTGCCATCTTCGGTGCGGCCATCGTACTTCGCGTCATCGCGCGATTGTCCGATCGCCTGGGAACGAGGTTCGCCAACCACCGGCCCACGATTCAGAAATACGAATCCGTCGCGCGCTTCTCCACGTACATCGTGACGTTGGCCATCTGCCTCACGTTGAGCGTCAAGCTCGACTCGGCGACCCTCACGGTCATCGGCGGCACCATCGCCTTCGCCGTGGGCTTTGCCATGCGCGATTTGGTGGCCGCCTTCATCGCTGGAATCACCATCATGTTCGACCGTCCCTTCCAGGTCGGCGATCGGGTGGAATTCGCGGGGCAATACGGCGACATCATCAAAATAGGGCTTCGCAGCGTGCGCATGAATACGCTCGACCACAACGTCATTACCATTCCAAACAACAAGGTACTCACCGACGTCACGTCGAGCAGCAATTGGGGCGCCTTGGAGATGCAAACGCCGTTCGATTTCTACGTGGGTGTCGATCAAGACGCGGAGCTGGCGGCCGAGCTCATTCGCGAGGCATGCCTCACCAGCCCTTATGTGTTTCTCGAGCGGCCGGTGCCGGTGGTGGCCAAGCAGGTCATCTTGAACGACTACGTGGCCATGCACCTCAAAGCACGCCCGTACGTTTTCGACTGCAAATACGAATCCGCCTTCGCCACCGACGTGCACCTCCGCGTCGCCAAGGCCTTCCGCGCCCACGGCATCCGCCCGCCGGCGGCACTCGCACGCTCCGTCGAGGCCGACGTGCACCATTACGGACCGCCCGCCCGCGAAACGAAATACAGCGATTAG
- a CDS encoding class I SAM-dependent methyltransferase, protein MQEKQSSTTALGAAVLRALHQDLDRPPVFDDPLAMRITGEEERAAFSAQSPIPLTPDSPVVANMRGFLAARSRYAEDALAVAVARGTRQYVVLGAGFDTFGYRNPHTALRVFEVDYPATQVRKRELLAKAGIAIPPSLVYVPIDFEKETLDGALARAGLIRTEPVFFSWLGVTAYLTRDAVMGTLQFMSTMAKGSEVVLDYMLDPQRFDADSRAHFDKTAPRFRAVGEAFLSFFDPEPFAAEVKSLGFSGVESIESGALREKYFRNRTDGLGVSSFGALLHARV, encoded by the coding sequence ATGCAAGAGAAACAATCGAGTACGACCGCCCTGGGAGCGGCGGTGTTGCGCGCCCTGCATCAAGACCTCGATCGGCCGCCCGTCTTCGACGACCCGCTCGCCATGCGCATCACCGGCGAGGAGGAGCGTGCGGCGTTTTCGGCGCAGTCACCGATACCGCTTACCCCCGATTCGCCGGTGGTCGCCAACATGCGCGGCTTTTTGGCGGCGCGCAGCCGGTACGCCGAGGATGCGCTGGCCGTCGCGGTCGCGCGTGGGACCCGGCAGTACGTGGTGCTCGGCGCCGGGTTCGATACCTTTGGATACCGCAATCCGCATACGGCGCTGCGCGTCTTCGAAGTCGATTATCCCGCGACGCAGGTGCGCAAGCGCGAGCTGCTCGCCAAGGCCGGTATCGCCATTCCGCCGTCGCTCGTCTACGTCCCGATCGATTTCGAGAAGGAAACACTCGATGGCGCCCTCGCGCGGGCGGGCCTCATTCGCACCGAGCCCGTGTTTTTCTCCTGGCTCGGGGTTACCGCGTACCTCACGCGCGACGCCGTGATGGGAACCTTGCAATTCATGAGCACCATGGCGAAGGGATCCGAAGTGGTCCTCGACTACATGCTGGACCCCCAGCGCTTCGACGCAGACTCCCGCGCCCACTTCGACAAAACGGCGCCACGCTTTCGCGCCGTCGGCGAAGCATTCCTCAGCTTTTTCGACCCAGAGCCATTCGCCGCAGAAGTGAAATCCCTCGGCTTTTCCGGGGTAGAGTCCATCGAATCCGGCGCCCTTCGCGAGAAGTACTTCCGCAACCGCACCGATGGCCTCGGCGTATCGAGCTTCGGAGCCCTGCTGCACGCCCGCGTCTAG
- a CDS encoding DUF99 family protein: MNVIGFDDGPFPRDHRGDVLLVGAVCSGTRLDGVVRGRIRRDGTDSTREMVRLVRASQFEEHLQAVLLQGIAVGGFNVVDIHGLREELGIPVVVVVRRAPDMAAVRRALFSDTPHERPRVPGAARKWELIERAGALEPLGPSHRALQRAAKDGTTAAKVPKVWMQRAGVSIEEARKIVATTTLHGNIPEPLRLAHLIAGGIVTGTSRGRA, translated from the coding sequence GTGAACGTAATCGGCTTCGACGACGGCCCATTTCCACGTGACCATCGCGGGGATGTGCTTCTCGTGGGCGCCGTATGCTCGGGCACCCGGCTCGATGGCGTGGTCCGCGGCCGCATCCGCCGCGACGGTACGGATTCGACCCGCGAGATGGTGCGGCTCGTCCGTGCGAGCCAGTTCGAGGAGCACCTTCAAGCCGTTCTCCTTCAAGGCATCGCCGTGGGCGGCTTCAACGTGGTCGACATCCATGGCCTGCGCGAGGAACTGGGCATCCCGGTGGTCGTGGTGGTCCGCCGCGCGCCCGACATGGCCGCCGTGCGCCGCGCCCTCTTCAGCGACACACCGCACGAGCGCCCGCGCGTTCCCGGCGCTGCGCGCAAGTGGGAGCTCATCGAGCGAGCCGGCGCCCTCGAGCCCCTCGGCCCCTCCCACCGCGCCCTGCAGCGCGCCGCCAAAGATGGCACCACCGCCGCCAAAGTCCCCAAAGTATGGATGCAACGCGCCGGCGTCTCCATCGAAGAGGCGCGAAAGATCGTGGCCACCACGACACTTCACGGAAACATCCCCGAGCCTCTGCGCCTCGCCCATTTGATCGCCGGCGGCATCGTCACCGGCACGAGCCGCGGCCGCGCTTAG
- a CDS encoding energy transducer TonB: MFDSVLGRGAQPSRVFFRGAIVSVTVHVVVLGLGVYLSVHKPKAMEKPIAPMVLLQPPPLQPPAPRPPAVQTPSVPAKPVQKKPNIIQDTETPPVEKDPAPTQSASSAEPGPSTGDTSNASGAVGGTGTGPSTCGGIGQPPCGTAPPCGGPGQPCAPEGGETVLPFIPGMVRPTLVSGDEMPTPPREAIMAKVEGLVLASCTITATGNVTHCRIIKGLPYMDDAILSNLQARKYTPIMYQGRPVSVEYKFPFRIVAQ; the protein is encoded by the coding sequence ATGTTCGATTCGGTTCTCGGCCGTGGAGCCCAGCCTTCCCGCGTCTTTTTCCGGGGGGCGATTGTCTCGGTGACGGTGCACGTGGTGGTCTTGGGGCTCGGTGTTTACCTCTCGGTGCACAAGCCCAAGGCCATGGAGAAGCCAATCGCGCCAATGGTGCTTCTGCAGCCACCTCCTCTGCAACCGCCCGCGCCGCGCCCGCCCGCGGTGCAGACCCCGAGTGTACCGGCGAAGCCCGTGCAGAAAAAACCGAATATCATCCAGGACACCGAGACCCCGCCCGTGGAAAAAGATCCAGCGCCCACCCAAAGCGCCTCGTCCGCGGAGCCGGGCCCCAGCACCGGTGACACCAGTAACGCCAGTGGTGCCGTCGGCGGAACCGGAACCGGCCCGTCGACCTGCGGCGGCATTGGGCAGCCCCCATGCGGCACGGCGCCGCCTTGCGGGGGCCCCGGTCAGCCGTGCGCGCCCGAGGGCGGCGAGACCGTGCTCCCGTTCATCCCGGGCATGGTGCGCCCCACCCTCGTATCGGGCGACGAAATGCCCACGCCGCCGCGGGAGGCCATCATGGCCAAGGTCGAAGGCCTGGTGCTCGCCTCATGCACCATCACCGCCACGGGCAATGTCACCCACTGCCGCATCATCAAGGGTTTGCCCTACATGGATGATGCGATTCTATCGAACCTTCAGGCGCGCAAATACACGCCCATCATGTACCAGGGCCGGCCTGTCAGTGTAGAATACAAGTTCCCCTTCCGCATCGTGGCGCAATAG
- a CDS encoding MFS transporter encodes MKFSKYQRFVVAILAFLQFTVVLDFAILSPLGALLLQELRISTVQFGLVVSVYAFAAGISGFLAAGFADKFDRKKILLFFYAGFIVGTLLCGIATGYRSLLVARTVTGLFGGVLGSISSAIVADLFPFEMRGRVMGFVQMALAAAQVLGIPLGLYLSNRYGWHSPFLMIVVTSIPIWVVMLLRLKPIDDHIVLQKVEPSEDTPLKHVTRTFSKSHYLWAFGSTMLLTTGGFMLMPFASAFSVHNLGISLKQLPLVYAVTGVASIITGPIIGKLSDGAEKYAVFVVGSILTMPLVAWYCNLGITPLWQVIALNVVLFTTVLLRMISAQTLLSAVPEINDRGAFMSVNASLQQLAGGVASSVAGLVVVQTPDGKLTGYEGLGFAVTFIVTLTIVSMYKVNAQLASNGVLASARPLRA; translated from the coding sequence ATGAAATTCTCCAAGTACCAGCGCTTCGTCGTCGCCATTCTGGCGTTTCTGCAGTTCACGGTCGTACTCGACTTCGCCATTCTTTCGCCGCTCGGCGCGCTGCTGTTGCAGGAACTTCGTATTTCTACGGTGCAATTCGGTCTGGTCGTCTCGGTGTATGCGTTTGCCGCCGGAATTTCCGGGTTCCTTGCGGCCGGGTTCGCCGACAAATTCGATCGCAAAAAGATTCTGCTGTTTTTTTACGCGGGGTTCATCGTAGGTACGCTCTTGTGTGGCATTGCCACCGGCTACCGCTCCCTGCTGGTCGCGCGGACGGTGACCGGCTTGTTCGGCGGCGTCCTCGGTTCGATAAGTTCCGCCATCGTCGCGGACTTGTTTCCGTTCGAAATGCGCGGCCGGGTCATGGGCTTCGTGCAGATGGCCCTCGCCGCAGCCCAGGTGCTGGGCATTCCCTTGGGGCTCTACCTTTCCAATCGCTACGGCTGGCATTCGCCGTTTTTGATGATCGTGGTGACCAGCATTCCCATTTGGGTGGTGATGCTGCTTCGTCTGAAGCCCATCGACGATCACATCGTCCTTCAGAAGGTGGAGCCGTCGGAGGACACCCCGCTGAAACACGTGACGCGGACGTTTTCCAAATCGCATTATCTCTGGGCATTCGGCAGCACCATGCTGCTGACGACGGGCGGCTTCATGCTCATGCCCTTCGCCAGCGCGTTCAGCGTGCACAATCTGGGTATTTCGTTGAAGCAGCTTCCGCTCGTCTACGCGGTGACGGGCGTGGCCTCCATCATCACGGGCCCGATCATCGGGAAGTTGAGCGATGGAGCAGAGAAGTACGCGGTGTTCGTGGTCGGTTCGATTCTGACGATGCCTCTCGTGGCTTGGTATTGCAATTTGGGTATTACGCCGCTCTGGCAGGTCATTGCGCTCAATGTCGTGTTGTTCACGACGGTGCTGCTGCGCATGATTTCGGCGCAAACTCTTTTGTCCGCGGTGCCCGAGATAAACGATCGCGGCGCGTTCATGTCGGTGAATGCATCGCTTCAACAGCTTGCGGGCGGAGTGGCCTCGTCGGTGGCCGGGCTGGTGGTGGTGCAGACGCCCGACGGGAAGCTCACCGGCTACGAGGGCCTCGGTTTCGCGGTGACGTTCATCGTCACGCTCACCATCGTATCGATGTACAAAGTGAATGCCCAATTGGCGAGCAACGGCGTCCTCGCCAGCGCCCGCCCCTTGCGCGCCTAA